In Thiomonas intermedia, the following are encoded in one genomic region:
- a CDS encoding TrbC/VirB2 family protein, with translation MQATINNNSTAKALSIMAVFLGLALMAAEPAFAQGGLDKVNTFVENVLVVLRGISIGVVTIAIMWAGYKFLFKHADMAECGKILAGGLLIGGAAELAGYLLG, from the coding sequence ATGCAAGCAACGATCAACAACAACAGCACCGCCAAGGCGCTTTCCATCATGGCCGTGTTCCTGGGCCTCGCTCTCATGGCCGCCGAACCTGCGTTCGCGCAAGGCGGCTTGGACAAGGTGAATACCTTCGTGGAAAACGTGCTGGTCGTCCTGCGCGGTATCTCGATTGGTGTCGTCACCATCGCCATCATGTGGGCCGGCTACAAGTTCCTGTTCAAGCACGCCGACATGGCCGAGTGCGGCAAGATTTTGGCCGGTGGTCTGCTGATTGGTGGCGCGGCCGAGCTGGCCGGCTACCTGCTGGGTTAA
- a CDS encoding type IV secretion system protein VirB3, which produces MEEFDPRDPLFKGCTRPAMMFGVPLVPLAAVSVVVILLSVWTTVFFAATLVPIILTMRQIAKSDDQQFRLLGLKLLFRGVNYNHNAKFWKASAYSPFAFKKRK; this is translated from the coding sequence ATGGAAGAATTCGATCCGCGCGACCCGCTGTTTAAGGGTTGCACGCGGCCGGCGATGATGTTCGGCGTGCCATTGGTGCCGCTGGCCGCCGTCTCGGTCGTGGTGATCCTCCTGAGCGTTTGGACGACGGTGTTTTTCGCGGCCACGCTCGTTCCCATCATCTTGACGATGCGACAAATCGCCAAGTCGGACGATCAGCAGTTCAGGCTCTTGGGCCTGAAACTGCTGTTTCGCGGCGTCAACTACAACCACAACGCGAAGTTCTGGAAGGCATCGGCCTACAGCCCCTTCGCGTTCAAGAAACGCAAGTGA
- the topA gene encoding type I DNA topoisomerase, protein MKLMVVESPNKIKKLESILGSDWKVMASVGHIRDLPRNDLGIEQPGFTLNYEFIPPATVQGRTFPGGEERVARIRKEARNAEMVYLASDPDREGEAIAWHLKETLGLDESEYMRVTFDAITPDVIKAALNKARKIDYDLVHAQEARRALDRMYGYLVSPLLSDMLGMSLSAGRVQSPAVRLVVDQERRIKAFKKTSHFGAVVAFDGESWQAEWNTKPFVSEDKPYVLDEALANRAAACRQFRVTDADSGPAKQSPPSPFSTSLLLQAASVSLKLDPEVTAKLAQKLFEQGVITYIRTDSVNFSDEANAEIRTFAQGKGWALPDKPRKFKAKGDAQEAHEAIRPTHIDVEEAGEDDKQRALYRLIWQRSVASQLADARYKVNTVTLEATDGAETFEFKAKGRVLVEQGWRVLTAKDAVKDEEAGDGDEDDASGGKVPLLDVGSAKQADSGKLLRKETKPPARFTKASLIAKLEAEGVGRPSTYPAIMQNIMGKGYLGEVKRFLEPTETGVLLVDQLVKAEFAFIELAFTRGLEEELDVIADGNCGYVEVVEPAFVQLQADIEAVGSSGAMKPRFPCPKCESGLRRYSPAGKTPFWCCTNAECKTFMDDVDNKPVERKTYACTKCGTGTMRRFKRKTGGGFLWACSTEDCKHFMDDDKGKPVEPTVHTCPKCKAAPLRRYQKKDKETGKPKGGFGWFCTGEDCKTFLDDEKGKPVAVKTAPCPLCSKPMYRRKGQYGYWWGCSGFKEGCKNIMDDDKGKPVKRAPKKAVAKKA, encoded by the coding sequence ATGAAATTGATGGTCGTTGAAAGCCCGAACAAAATCAAAAAGCTGGAATCCATTCTCGGCAGCGATTGGAAGGTCATGGCAAGCGTGGGCCACATCCGCGACTTGCCGCGCAATGACCTGGGCATCGAGCAACCGGGCTTCACGCTGAACTATGAGTTCATCCCGCCCGCGACGGTGCAGGGCCGCACCTTTCCGGGTGGCGAAGAACGGGTTGCACGCATCCGCAAGGAAGCGCGCAATGCTGAAATGGTGTACCTCGCCAGCGACCCGGATCGTGAAGGCGAAGCCATCGCGTGGCACCTGAAAGAAACGCTCGGCCTGGACGAATCCGAGTACATGCGCGTCACCTTCGACGCCATCACGCCCGACGTGATTAAGGCGGCCTTGAACAAGGCCCGCAAGATCGACTATGACCTTGTGCATGCCCAGGAAGCGCGCCGCGCCCTGGATCGCATGTACGGCTATCTGGTGTCGCCGCTGCTCTCCGACATGCTGGGCATGTCGTTGTCGGCCGGCCGGGTGCAAAGCCCGGCCGTGCGCCTTGTGGTCGATCAGGAACGCCGCATCAAGGCGTTCAAGAAGACAAGCCATTTCGGCGCGGTCGTGGCCTTCGATGGTGAGTCCTGGCAAGCCGAATGGAACACGAAGCCGTTCGTCAGCGAAGACAAGCCCTATGTGCTCGATGAAGCCCTGGCAAACCGTGCGGCGGCTTGCCGCCAGTTCCGGGTAACGGACGCGGACAGCGGCCCGGCGAAGCAGTCGCCGCCGTCGCCGTTCTCCACGTCCTTGCTGCTGCAAGCGGCAAGCGTGAGCCTGAAACTTGACCCGGAAGTGACGGCGAAGCTCGCGCAAAAGCTGTTTGAACAGGGCGTGATTACCTACATCCGCACCGACAGCGTGAATTTCAGCGACGAAGCGAACGCGGAGATTCGCACCTTCGCCCAGGGCAAGGGCTGGGCGCTGCCGGACAAGCCGCGCAAGTTCAAGGCGAAGGGTGACGCGCAAGAGGCGCACGAAGCCATCCGGCCGACGCATATCGACGTGGAAGAAGCCGGGGAAGACGACAAGCAACGCGCCCTTTACCGGCTGATCTGGCAACGGTCGGTTGCCTCGCAACTGGCCGATGCCAGGTACAAGGTGAACACCGTCACGCTGGAAGCCACGGACGGCGCGGAAACCTTCGAGTTCAAGGCCAAGGGCCGCGTACTCGTTGAACAGGGTTGGCGCGTGCTGACCGCCAAGGACGCGGTGAAGGATGAGGAAGCCGGCGACGGCGACGAAGACGACGCCAGCGGCGGCAAGGTGCCCTTGCTCGATGTCGGATCGGCCAAGCAAGCCGATTCCGGCAAGCTGCTGCGCAAGGAGACGAAGCCGCCCGCGCGCTTCACCAAGGCCAGCTTGATTGCCAAGCTCGAAGCCGAAGGCGTAGGGCGGCCGTCCACCTACCCGGCCATCATGCAAAACATCATGGGCAAGGGCTACTTGGGCGAAGTGAAGCGGTTCCTTGAACCCACGGAAACCGGCGTGCTGCTGGTCGATCAGTTGGTGAAGGCCGAATTTGCCTTCATCGAACTGGCCTTCACGCGCGGCCTGGAAGAAGAACTTGACGTGATCGCCGATGGCAATTGCGGCTATGTCGAGGTGGTCGAACCCGCGTTCGTCCAGTTGCAGGCCGATATTGAGGCCGTAGGCAGCAGCGGGGCCATGAAGCCGCGCTTCCCTTGCCCGAAGTGCGAAAGCGGCCTACGGCGCTATTCGCCGGCCGGGAAGACGCCTTTCTGGTGCTGCACGAACGCCGAGTGCAAGACCTTCATGGACGACGTGGACAACAAGCCCGTTGAACGCAAGACCTACGCCTGCACGAAGTGCGGCACCGGCACCATGCGCCGGTTCAAGCGCAAGACGGGCGGCGGCTTCCTGTGGGCCTGCTCCACTGAGGATTGCAAGCACTTCATGGACGACGACAAGGGCAAGCCCGTCGAACCCACGGTGCATACCTGCCCGAAGTGCAAGGCGGCACCCTTGCGGCGCTACCAGAAGAAGGACAAGGAAACCGGCAAGCCGAAGGGCGGCTTCGGCTGGTTCTGCACGGGTGAGGACTGCAAGACGTTCTTGGACGACGAAAAGGGCAAGCCTGTCGCCGTGAAAACGGCACCTTGCCCGCTCTGCTCGAAGCCGATGTATCGGCGCAAAGGGCAGTACGGCTACTGGTGGGGTTGCAGCGGCTTCAAGGAAGGCTGCAAGAACATCATGGATGACGACAAGGGCAAGCCCGTCAAGCGAGCGCCCAAGAAAGCCGTCGCCAAGAAAGCCTAA
- a CDS encoding lytic transglycosylase domain-containing protein, which produces MLEFLALAQECAPTVAPQTMAAVVNVESSYNPYAIGVVGGRLARQPKSREEAVATAQQLENDGWNFSLGVAQVNRYNLPKYQITYEQAFDACTSLRVGSKILEDCYVRASKRTPEPQAALHAAFSCYYSGNFTRGFKPDVAGKPSYVQKVLASAGVQPQAIPVVPSIQTGSGPKPQFDKAAGAAAPAALKAQPAQPAALPSDNAPVLLRPKTADSGAAKLQPLATGAAPGQPEGVANEAPADKPAPASSAIVF; this is translated from the coding sequence ATGTTGGAATTTCTGGCACTCGCGCAAGAGTGCGCCCCGACGGTAGCGCCGCAGACTATGGCGGCCGTCGTCAACGTCGAGTCGAGCTATAACCCCTACGCAATCGGCGTTGTCGGCGGGCGGCTCGCTCGGCAACCCAAGAGCCGCGAAGAAGCCGTAGCGACGGCGCAGCAGCTCGAAAACGATGGTTGGAATTTTTCGCTGGGCGTTGCGCAGGTCAACCGCTACAACCTGCCGAAGTACCAAATCACCTATGAGCAAGCGTTCGACGCTTGCACCAGTCTTCGGGTCGGCTCGAAGATTCTCGAAGACTGCTACGTTCGCGCCTCCAAGCGCACGCCAGAGCCACAAGCCGCGTTGCACGCGGCTTTCTCCTGCTACTACTCGGGAAACTTCACTCGCGGCTTCAAGCCCGACGTGGCCGGCAAACCCAGCTACGTGCAAAAGGTGCTTGCCAGCGCCGGGGTGCAGCCGCAGGCAATCCCTGTAGTCCCGTCGATCCAGACGGGCAGCGGCCCCAAGCCGCAGTTTGACAAGGCGGCCGGCGCAGCGGCCCCGGCTGCTCTCAAAGCTCAACCCGCACAACCGGCCGCATTGCCTTCGGACAATGCGCCGGTTTTGCTGCGTCCGAAAACTGCCGACAGCGGGGCGGCGAAGCTGCAACCGTTGGCGACTGGCGCAGCTCCTGGCCAGCCCGAAGGTGTCGCCAATGAAGCACCGGCCGACAAGCCCGCGCCGGCCAGCTCGGCCATAGTTTTCTAA
- a CDS encoding recombinase family protein, translating into MATKKADTPAAPVKVARIYMRVSTDAQDLARQEAIATSARAAGYYVAGIYREKASGARADRVELLRMIDDLQPGEAVVAEKIDRISRLPLEDAEKLVASIRAKGARLAVPGIIDLGELAAGTQGVARIVLESVQDMLLKLALQMAHDDYEDRRERQRQGIELAKAAGRYAGRTPDTAMHERIAALRAGGNSIAETAKLAGCSQSQVKRVCALLRAHAGDKGELART; encoded by the coding sequence ATGGCGACAAAGAAAGCAGACACCCCGGCCGCGCCGGTCAAGGTGGCCCGCATCTACATGCGGGTCAGCACTGACGCGCAGGACTTGGCCCGGCAAGAGGCCATCGCCACGTCGGCCAGGGCGGCGGGCTACTACGTCGCCGGCATCTACCGCGAAAAGGCGTCGGGCGCTCGCGCGGATCGCGTCGAGCTGCTGCGCATGATTGATGATCTGCAACCCGGTGAAGCCGTGGTTGCGGAGAAAATCGACCGCATCAGCCGCTTGCCCCTGGAAGACGCCGAAAAGTTGGTGGCCTCGATCCGCGCGAAGGGCGCACGTCTGGCGGTGCCCGGCATCATCGACCTGGGCGAACTGGCGGCCGGCACGCAGGGCGTGGCCCGCATCGTCCTCGAGTCGGTGCAAGACATGCTCTTGAAGCTGGCCTTGCAAATGGCGCATGACGACTACGAAGACCGGCGCGAACGCCAGCGCCAGGGCATCGAATTGGCGAAGGCTGCGGGCCGCTACGCCGGCCGCACGCCTGACACGGCCATGCACGAACGCATCGCGGCACTGCGAGCGGGCGGCAACAGCATCGCGGAAACCGCGAAGCTGGCCGGGTGCAGTCAAAGCCAAGTCAAGCGCGTGTGCGCGCTGCTGCGGGCGCACGCTGGCGACAAAGGCGAGCTGGCCAGGACGTGA